From Streptomyces sp. NBC_00775, one genomic window encodes:
- a CDS encoding isochorismatase family protein — protein sequence MRRALIVVDVQKDFCEGGSIPVKGGAGRAVAIADLVRRADGSYAHIVATRDHHIDPGAHFSEHPDFQSSFPEHCVVGSDGGEFHPDFAPAVTSGGVDEVFYKGAYSASKSGFEGSAQDGTSLADWLRSRHISDLDVVGIATDHCVKATALDGVRAGFAVRVLLDYTAGVAADTTSTAISELRQAGVALSGEPVVLT from the coding sequence GTGCGCCGTGCATTGATCGTTGTTGATGTGCAGAAGGACTTCTGCGAGGGCGGCAGTATTCCGGTGAAGGGCGGCGCAGGCAGGGCCGTGGCCATCGCCGACCTGGTGAGGCGTGCCGATGGAAGCTACGCGCACATCGTCGCCACCCGTGACCACCACATCGACCCGGGGGCCCACTTCTCCGAGCACCCAGACTTCCAGAGCTCTTTCCCCGAGCACTGCGTCGTCGGCAGCGATGGAGGCGAATTCCATCCAGACTTCGCGCCCGCCGTCACCTCTGGCGGCGTGGACGAGGTGTTCTACAAGGGGGCATACTCCGCCTCGAAGAGCGGTTTCGAGGGCTCGGCCCAGGACGGCACGTCGCTGGCCGACTGGCTGCGTTCCCGCCACATCAGTGACCTCGACGTCGTCGGCATCGCTACCGACCACTGTGTCAAGGCCACCGCGCTCGACGGCGTACGAGCGGGCTTCGCCGTACGGGTCCTGCTCGACTACACCGCCGGCGTTGCCGCCGACACCACCAGCACCGCGATCAGTGAGCTACGTCAGGCAGGTGTGGCGCTGAGCGGCGAGCCAGTCGTCCTCACCTGA